The Etheostoma cragini isolate CJK2018 chromosome 15, CSU_Ecrag_1.0, whole genome shotgun sequence genome window below encodes:
- the elavl3 gene encoding ELAV-like protein 3 isoform X14 produces the protein MVTQIISTMETQVSNGPSGTSMPNGPVISTNGSTDDSKTNLIVNYLPQNMTQEEFKSLFGSIGEIESCKLVRDKITGQSLGYGFVNYVDPNDADKAINTLNGLKLQTKTIKVSYARPSSASIRDANLYVSGLPKTMSQKDMEQLFSQYGRIITSRILVDQVTGISRGVGFIRFDKRNEAEEAIKGLNGQKPLGAAEPITVKFANNPSQKTGQALLTQLYQTAARRYTGPLHHQTQRFRFSPITIDSMTSLAGVNLTGPTGAGWCIFVYNLSPEADESVLWQLFGPFGAVTNVKVIRDFTTNKCKGFGFVTMTNYDEAAMAIASLNGYRLGDRVLQVSFKTSKQHKA, from the exons ATGGTTACT CAGATAATCAGCACCATGGAAACCCAGGTGTCCAACGGTCCAAGCGGAACCAGTATGCCTAATGGTCCAGTCATTAGCACCAATGGTTCTACAGACGACAGCAAAACCAACCTGATCGTCAACTATCTGCCTCAAAACATGACCCAGGAAGAGTTCAAAAGTTTGTTTGGTAGCATTGGAGAGATTGAGTCCTGCAAGCTAGTCAGAGACAAGATAACAG GTCAGAGTTTGGGCTATGGCTTTGTAAACTATGTGGATCCAAATGATGCAGATAAGGCCATCAACACACTCAATGGTCTCAAACTGCAGACTAAAACAATCAAG GTATCATATGCCCGGCCAAGCTCAGCTTCTATTCGTGATGCCAACCTTTACGTAAGTGGACTTCCCAAAACTATGAGCCAGAAGGACATGGAGCAGCTGTTCTCCCAGTACGGTCGCATCATCACATCCCGTATCCTAGTGGACCAAGTTACAG GCATATCACGAGGAGTGGGCTTCATCCGGTTTGATAAACGGAATGAAGCTGAGGAGGCCATCAAAGGTCTGAACGGACAGAAGCCTTTGGGTGCTGCGGAGCCCATCACCGTCAAGTTCGCCAACAACCCAAGCCAGAAGACAGGCCAGGCCTTACTGACTCAGCTGTACCAGACTGCTGCACGCCGCTACACAGGGCCCCTGCACCACCAGACTCAGCGTTTCAG ATTCTCTCCCATCACTATTGACAGCATGACCAGCCTGGCAGGGGTCAACCTTACTGGTCCAACTGGAGCTGGCTGGTGCATCTTTGTGTACAACCTTTCCCCAGAGGCGGACGAGAGCGTCCTGTGGCAGCTCTTCGGGCCTTTCGGCGCCGTAACCAACGTCAAGGTCATACGTGACTTCACCACCAACAAATGTAAGGGCTTTGGCTTTGTCACCATGACCAACTACGATGAAGCTGCCATGGCTATTGCTAGCCTTAATGGCTACCGCTTGGGTGACCGCGTGCTGCAGGTTTCCTTCAAGACCAGCAAGCAGCACAAGGCCTGA
- the elavl3 gene encoding ELAV-like protein 3 isoform X10, which produces MVTIISTMETQVSNGPSGTSMPNGPVISTNGSTDDSKTNLIVNYLPQNMTQEEFKSLFGSIGEIESCKLVRDKITGQSLGYGFVNYVDPNDADKAINTLNGLKLQTKTIKVSYARPSSASIRDANLYVSGLPKTMSQKDMEQLFSQYGRIITSRILVDQVTAGISRGVGFIRFDKRNEAEEAIKGLNGQKPLGAAEPITVKFANNPSQKTGQALLTQLYQTAARRYTGPLHHQTQRFRLDNLLNASYGVKRFSPITIDSMTSLAGVNLTGPTGAGWCIFVYNLSPEADESVLWQLFGPFGAVTNVKVIRDFTTNKCKGFGFVTMTNYDEAAMAIASLNGYRLGDRVLQVSFKTSKQHKA; this is translated from the exons ATGGTTACT ATAATCAGCACCATGGAAACCCAGGTGTCCAACGGTCCAAGCGGAACCAGTATGCCTAATGGTCCAGTCATTAGCACCAATGGTTCTACAGACGACAGCAAAACCAACCTGATCGTCAACTATCTGCCTCAAAACATGACCCAGGAAGAGTTCAAAAGTTTGTTTGGTAGCATTGGAGAGATTGAGTCCTGCAAGCTAGTCAGAGACAAGATAACAG GTCAGAGTTTGGGCTATGGCTTTGTAAACTATGTGGATCCAAATGATGCAGATAAGGCCATCAACACACTCAATGGTCTCAAACTGCAGACTAAAACAATCAAG GTATCATATGCCCGGCCAAGCTCAGCTTCTATTCGTGATGCCAACCTTTACGTAAGTGGACTTCCCAAAACTATGAGCCAGAAGGACATGGAGCAGCTGTTCTCCCAGTACGGTCGCATCATCACATCCCGTATCCTAGTGGACCAAGTTACAG CAGGCATATCACGAGGAGTGGGCTTCATCCGGTTTGATAAACGGAATGAAGCTGAGGAGGCCATCAAAGGTCTGAACGGACAGAAGCCTTTGGGTGCTGCGGAGCCCATCACCGTCAAGTTCGCCAACAACCCAAGCCAGAAGACAGGCCAGGCCTTACTGACTCAGCTGTACCAGACTGCTGCACGCCGCTACACAGGGCCCCTGCACCACCAGACTCAGCGTTTCAG ACTCGACAATTTACTAAACGCCAGCTACGGAGTCAAGAG ATTCTCTCCCATCACTATTGACAGCATGACCAGCCTGGCAGGGGTCAACCTTACTGGTCCAACTGGAGCTGGCTGGTGCATCTTTGTGTACAACCTTTCCCCAGAGGCGGACGAGAGCGTCCTGTGGCAGCTCTTCGGGCCTTTCGGCGCCGTAACCAACGTCAAGGTCATACGTGACTTCACCACCAACAAATGTAAGGGCTTTGGCTTTGTCACCATGACCAACTACGATGAAGCTGCCATGGCTATTGCTAGCCTTAATGGCTACCGCTTGGGTGACCGCGTGCTGCAGGTTTCCTTCAAGACCAGCAAGCAGCACAAGGCCTGA
- the elavl3 gene encoding ELAV-like protein 3 isoform X4 — protein MVTQIISTMETQVSNGPSGTSMPNGPVISTNGSTDDSKTNLIVNYLPQNMTQEEFKSLFGSIGEIESCKLVRDKITGQSLGYGFVNYVDPNDADKAINTLNGLKLQTKTIKVSYARPSSASIRDANLYVSGLPKTMSQKDMEQLFSQYGRIITSRILVDQVTAGISRGVGFIRFDKRNEAEEAIKGLNGQKPLGAAEPITVKFANNPSQKTGQALLTQLYQTAARRYTGPLHHQTQRFSMIPSLGKGPDPNSSSKPILDNLLNASYGVKRFSPITIDSMTSLAGVNLTGPTGAGWCIFVYNLSPEADESVLWQLFGPFGAVTNVKVIRDFTTNKCKGFGFVTMTNYDEAAMAIASLNGYRLGDRVLQVSFKTSKQHKA, from the exons ATGGTTACT CAGATAATCAGCACCATGGAAACCCAGGTGTCCAACGGTCCAAGCGGAACCAGTATGCCTAATGGTCCAGTCATTAGCACCAATGGTTCTACAGACGACAGCAAAACCAACCTGATCGTCAACTATCTGCCTCAAAACATGACCCAGGAAGAGTTCAAAAGTTTGTTTGGTAGCATTGGAGAGATTGAGTCCTGCAAGCTAGTCAGAGACAAGATAACAG GTCAGAGTTTGGGCTATGGCTTTGTAAACTATGTGGATCCAAATGATGCAGATAAGGCCATCAACACACTCAATGGTCTCAAACTGCAGACTAAAACAATCAAG GTATCATATGCCCGGCCAAGCTCAGCTTCTATTCGTGATGCCAACCTTTACGTAAGTGGACTTCCCAAAACTATGAGCCAGAAGGACATGGAGCAGCTGTTCTCCCAGTACGGTCGCATCATCACATCCCGTATCCTAGTGGACCAAGTTACAG CAGGCATATCACGAGGAGTGGGCTTCATCCGGTTTGATAAACGGAATGAAGCTGAGGAGGCCATCAAAGGTCTGAACGGACAGAAGCCTTTGGGTGCTGCGGAGCCCATCACCGTCAAGTTCGCCAACAACCCAAGCCAGAAGACAGGCCAGGCCTTACTGACTCAGCTGTACCAGACTGCTGCACGCCGCTACACAGGGCCCCTGCACCACCAGACTCAGCGTTTCAG CATGATCCCTTCACTTGGAAAGGGACCAGATCCAAATAGCAGCTCAAAACCAAT ACTCGACAATTTACTAAACGCCAGCTACGGAGTCAAGAG ATTCTCTCCCATCACTATTGACAGCATGACCAGCCTGGCAGGGGTCAACCTTACTGGTCCAACTGGAGCTGGCTGGTGCATCTTTGTGTACAACCTTTCCCCAGAGGCGGACGAGAGCGTCCTGTGGCAGCTCTTCGGGCCTTTCGGCGCCGTAACCAACGTCAAGGTCATACGTGACTTCACCACCAACAAATGTAAGGGCTTTGGCTTTGTCACCATGACCAACTACGATGAAGCTGCCATGGCTATTGCTAGCCTTAATGGCTACCGCTTGGGTGACCGCGTGCTGCAGGTTTCCTTCAAGACCAGCAAGCAGCACAAGGCCTGA
- the elavl3 gene encoding ELAV-like protein 3 isoform X13 has translation MVTQIISTMETQVSNGPSGTSMPNGPVISTNGSTDDSKTNLIVNYLPQNMTQEEFKSLFGSIGEIESCKLVRDKITGQSLGYGFVNYVDPNDADKAINTLNGLKLQTKTIKVSYARPSSASIRDANLYVSGLPKTMSQKDMEQLFSQYGRIITSRILVDQVTAGISRGVGFIRFDKRNEAEEAIKGLNGQKPLGAAEPITVKFANNPSQKTGQALLTQLYQTAARRYTGPLHHQTQRFRFSPITIDSMTSLAGVNLTGPTGAGWCIFVYNLSPEADESVLWQLFGPFGAVTNVKVIRDFTTNKCKGFGFVTMTNYDEAAMAIASLNGYRLGDRVLQVSFKTSKQHKA, from the exons ATGGTTACT CAGATAATCAGCACCATGGAAACCCAGGTGTCCAACGGTCCAAGCGGAACCAGTATGCCTAATGGTCCAGTCATTAGCACCAATGGTTCTACAGACGACAGCAAAACCAACCTGATCGTCAACTATCTGCCTCAAAACATGACCCAGGAAGAGTTCAAAAGTTTGTTTGGTAGCATTGGAGAGATTGAGTCCTGCAAGCTAGTCAGAGACAAGATAACAG GTCAGAGTTTGGGCTATGGCTTTGTAAACTATGTGGATCCAAATGATGCAGATAAGGCCATCAACACACTCAATGGTCTCAAACTGCAGACTAAAACAATCAAG GTATCATATGCCCGGCCAAGCTCAGCTTCTATTCGTGATGCCAACCTTTACGTAAGTGGACTTCCCAAAACTATGAGCCAGAAGGACATGGAGCAGCTGTTCTCCCAGTACGGTCGCATCATCACATCCCGTATCCTAGTGGACCAAGTTACAG CAGGCATATCACGAGGAGTGGGCTTCATCCGGTTTGATAAACGGAATGAAGCTGAGGAGGCCATCAAAGGTCTGAACGGACAGAAGCCTTTGGGTGCTGCGGAGCCCATCACCGTCAAGTTCGCCAACAACCCAAGCCAGAAGACAGGCCAGGCCTTACTGACTCAGCTGTACCAGACTGCTGCACGCCGCTACACAGGGCCCCTGCACCACCAGACTCAGCGTTTCAG ATTCTCTCCCATCACTATTGACAGCATGACCAGCCTGGCAGGGGTCAACCTTACTGGTCCAACTGGAGCTGGCTGGTGCATCTTTGTGTACAACCTTTCCCCAGAGGCGGACGAGAGCGTCCTGTGGCAGCTCTTCGGGCCTTTCGGCGCCGTAACCAACGTCAAGGTCATACGTGACTTCACCACCAACAAATGTAAGGGCTTTGGCTTTGTCACCATGACCAACTACGATGAAGCTGCCATGGCTATTGCTAGCCTTAATGGCTACCGCTTGGGTGACCGCGTGCTGCAGGTTTCCTTCAAGACCAGCAAGCAGCACAAGGCCTGA
- the elavl3 gene encoding ELAV-like protein 3 isoform X11, with protein sequence MVTQIISTMETQVSNGPSGTSMPNGPVISTNGSTDDSKTNLIVNYLPQNMTQEEFKSLFGSIGEIESCKLVRDKITGQSLGYGFVNYVDPNDADKAINTLNGLKLQTKTIKVSYARPSSASIRDANLYVSGLPKTMSQKDMEQLFSQYGRIITSRILVDQVTGISRGVGFIRFDKRNEAEEAIKGLNGQKPLGAAEPITVKFANNPSQKTGQALLTQLYQTAARRYTGPLHHQTQRFRLDNLLNASYGVKRFSPITIDSMTSLAGVNLTGPTGAGWCIFVYNLSPEADESVLWQLFGPFGAVTNVKVIRDFTTNKCKGFGFVTMTNYDEAAMAIASLNGYRLGDRVLQVSFKTSKQHKA encoded by the exons ATGGTTACT CAGATAATCAGCACCATGGAAACCCAGGTGTCCAACGGTCCAAGCGGAACCAGTATGCCTAATGGTCCAGTCATTAGCACCAATGGTTCTACAGACGACAGCAAAACCAACCTGATCGTCAACTATCTGCCTCAAAACATGACCCAGGAAGAGTTCAAAAGTTTGTTTGGTAGCATTGGAGAGATTGAGTCCTGCAAGCTAGTCAGAGACAAGATAACAG GTCAGAGTTTGGGCTATGGCTTTGTAAACTATGTGGATCCAAATGATGCAGATAAGGCCATCAACACACTCAATGGTCTCAAACTGCAGACTAAAACAATCAAG GTATCATATGCCCGGCCAAGCTCAGCTTCTATTCGTGATGCCAACCTTTACGTAAGTGGACTTCCCAAAACTATGAGCCAGAAGGACATGGAGCAGCTGTTCTCCCAGTACGGTCGCATCATCACATCCCGTATCCTAGTGGACCAAGTTACAG GCATATCACGAGGAGTGGGCTTCATCCGGTTTGATAAACGGAATGAAGCTGAGGAGGCCATCAAAGGTCTGAACGGACAGAAGCCTTTGGGTGCTGCGGAGCCCATCACCGTCAAGTTCGCCAACAACCCAAGCCAGAAGACAGGCCAGGCCTTACTGACTCAGCTGTACCAGACTGCTGCACGCCGCTACACAGGGCCCCTGCACCACCAGACTCAGCGTTTCAG ACTCGACAATTTACTAAACGCCAGCTACGGAGTCAAGAG ATTCTCTCCCATCACTATTGACAGCATGACCAGCCTGGCAGGGGTCAACCTTACTGGTCCAACTGGAGCTGGCTGGTGCATCTTTGTGTACAACCTTTCCCCAGAGGCGGACGAGAGCGTCCTGTGGCAGCTCTTCGGGCCTTTCGGCGCCGTAACCAACGTCAAGGTCATACGTGACTTCACCACCAACAAATGTAAGGGCTTTGGCTTTGTCACCATGACCAACTACGATGAAGCTGCCATGGCTATTGCTAGCCTTAATGGCTACCGCTTGGGTGACCGCGTGCTGCAGGTTTCCTTCAAGACCAGCAAGCAGCACAAGGCCTGA
- the elavl3 gene encoding ELAV-like protein 3 isoform X9: MVTQIISTMETQVSNGPSGTSMPNGPVISTNGSTDDSKTNLIVNYLPQNMTQEEFKSLFGSIGEIESCKLVRDKITGQSLGYGFVNYVDPNDADKAINTLNGLKLQTKTIKVSYARPSSASIRDANLYVSGLPKTMSQKDMEQLFSQYGRIITSRILVDQVTAGISRGVGFIRFDKRNEAEEAIKGLNGQKPLGAAEPITVKFANNPSQKTGQALLTQLYQTAARRYTGPLHHQTQRFRLDNLLNASYGVKRFSPITIDSMTSLAGVNLTGPTGAGWCIFVYNLSPEADESVLWQLFGPFGAVTNVKVIRDFTTNKCKGFGFVTMTNYDEAAMAIASLNGYRLGDRVLQVSFKTSKQHKA; encoded by the exons ATGGTTACT CAGATAATCAGCACCATGGAAACCCAGGTGTCCAACGGTCCAAGCGGAACCAGTATGCCTAATGGTCCAGTCATTAGCACCAATGGTTCTACAGACGACAGCAAAACCAACCTGATCGTCAACTATCTGCCTCAAAACATGACCCAGGAAGAGTTCAAAAGTTTGTTTGGTAGCATTGGAGAGATTGAGTCCTGCAAGCTAGTCAGAGACAAGATAACAG GTCAGAGTTTGGGCTATGGCTTTGTAAACTATGTGGATCCAAATGATGCAGATAAGGCCATCAACACACTCAATGGTCTCAAACTGCAGACTAAAACAATCAAG GTATCATATGCCCGGCCAAGCTCAGCTTCTATTCGTGATGCCAACCTTTACGTAAGTGGACTTCCCAAAACTATGAGCCAGAAGGACATGGAGCAGCTGTTCTCCCAGTACGGTCGCATCATCACATCCCGTATCCTAGTGGACCAAGTTACAG CAGGCATATCACGAGGAGTGGGCTTCATCCGGTTTGATAAACGGAATGAAGCTGAGGAGGCCATCAAAGGTCTGAACGGACAGAAGCCTTTGGGTGCTGCGGAGCCCATCACCGTCAAGTTCGCCAACAACCCAAGCCAGAAGACAGGCCAGGCCTTACTGACTCAGCTGTACCAGACTGCTGCACGCCGCTACACAGGGCCCCTGCACCACCAGACTCAGCGTTTCAG ACTCGACAATTTACTAAACGCCAGCTACGGAGTCAAGAG ATTCTCTCCCATCACTATTGACAGCATGACCAGCCTGGCAGGGGTCAACCTTACTGGTCCAACTGGAGCTGGCTGGTGCATCTTTGTGTACAACCTTTCCCCAGAGGCGGACGAGAGCGTCCTGTGGCAGCTCTTCGGGCCTTTCGGCGCCGTAACCAACGTCAAGGTCATACGTGACTTCACCACCAACAAATGTAAGGGCTTTGGCTTTGTCACCATGACCAACTACGATGAAGCTGCCATGGCTATTGCTAGCCTTAATGGCTACCGCTTGGGTGACCGCGTGCTGCAGGTTTCCTTCAAGACCAGCAAGCAGCACAAGGCCTGA